The following coding sequences are from one Lolium rigidum isolate FL_2022 chromosome 6, APGP_CSIRO_Lrig_0.1, whole genome shotgun sequence window:
- the LOC124664211 gene encoding uncharacterized protein LOC124664211, with the protein AVGVDRLSALPDELLHHIMSSLKAWEVVRTCVLARRWRDLWASAPCVDIRLRYSTHHGDSESPEQFRDFVHRLFLLRDVSAPVDMLRLRPSDEDAGFDENDASIWIRVAITRRARVIHLAGHHAAAASLDGVNFVSRHLKVLKLSYARLDRRNLQQLSSGCTALEEMDLKDCVIAGPEIASASLKTLIMLKCKISCAFSIAAPNLLLLRLVTPYVRVPSFTNFGSLVTGTIILDDSYLSDDFEHISDKDDCDDTTDDDGDDDSDNDYRSKNYKIHDDSSLSDDNFGYISNEGDFGQFAYGHGFPKQRFGHGSYKDKYDYGSDIDSDDNTYEYSEIASDAKYGYKGDAQNPSKGGNYGENSLGNDSKILGGHHILESLSRATSLELLTDAGEVVLSRELKRCPTFGNLKTLSLGEWCMAADFDALIFLLQHSPNIERLFLQLKVNYSTRKALETGIKPMGRSFTCKDLLMVKIKCSKDDARVHTLAHLFMANGVPLEKIYVRRTGNAHLRGQKFMRELARQELIDCGMADDWM; encoded by the exons GCCGTCGGGGTCGACCGCCTCAGCGCGCTCCCGGACGAGCTCCTGCACCACATCATGTCGTCCCTGAAGGCATGGGAGGTGGTGCGCACCTGCGTGCTCGCCCGGCGGTGGCGCGACCTCTGGGCGTCCGCGCCCTGCGTCGACATCCGCCTGCGCTACTCCACCCACCACGGCGACTCCGAGTCGCCCGAGCAGTTCCGCGACTTCGTGCaccgcctcttcctcctccgcgacGTGTCGGCGCCCGTGGACATGCTGCGCCTGCGGCCGAGCGACGAGGACGCGGGCTTCGACGAGAACGATGCCAGCATCTGGATCAGGGTTGCGATCACCCGCCGCGCGCGCGTTATCCATCTCGCTGGGCATCACGCGGCGGCCGCGTCGTTGGACGGCGTGAACTTCGTTTCTCGCCACCTCAAGGTCCTGAAGCTCTCCTACGCCAGGCTCGACCGCAGGAACCTCCAGCAGCTTTCTTCTGGCTGCACAGCCTTGGAAGAAATGGATCTCAAGGACTGCGTGATCGCCGGCCCTGAGATTGCGTCCGCCTCTCTGAAGACTCTGATCATGCTCAAATGCAAGATCAGCTGCGCCTTCTCCATTGCTGCTCCGAACCTCCTGCTTCTGCGCCTCGTCACGCCTTATGTCCGGGTTCCGTCATTTACCAACTTCGGCTCACTGGTCACAGGCACTATCATACTTGATGACTCTTACCTCAGTGATGATTTTGAACACATCAGCGATAAAGACGATTGTGATGACACTACTgacgatgatggtgacgatgacAGTGATAATGATTATAGGAGCAAGAACTATAAGATTCATGATGACTCTTCCTTGAGCGATGATAATTTTGGATACATCAGTAATGAGGGTGACTTTGGTCAGTTTGCATATGGACATGGTTTCCCCAAACAAAGATTTGGGCATGGCAGTTACAAGGATAAGTATGATTATGGCAGTGATATCGATAGCGATGACAATACCTATGAATACAGTGAGATTGCAAGTGATGCAAAGTATGGCTACAAAGGTGATGCCCAGAATCCAAGTAAAGGTGGTAACTATGGTGAAAACAGTCTTGGCAATGATAGTAAGATTCTAGGTGGCCATCATATTCTTGAAAGCCTTTCAAGGGCTACAAGTCTGGAGTTGTTAACTGATGCTGGAGAG GTGGTTCTGAGTAGGGAATTGAAAAGGTGTCCAACTTTTGGCAACCTGAAGACCCTGTCCCTTGGTGAATGGTGTATGGCTGCTGATTTTGATGCACTAATTTTCTTGCTGCAACATTCCCCTAATATAGAGAGGCTTTTTCTCCAACTTAAAGTG AACTACAGCACCAGGAAGGCACTGGAAACAGGTATCAAGCCAATGGGAAGATCGTTTACTTGCAAAGACCTTctaatggtgaagatcaaatgctcAAAGGATGATGCTAGGGTCCATACGTTGGCACATCTGTTCATGGCAAATGGTGTACCCCTTGAGAAGATTTATGTCCGTCGTACTGGGAATGCTC ATCTCCGTGGCCAGAAGTTTATGAGGGAGCTCGCCAGGCAAGAACTCATTGACTGTGGGATGGCGGACGACTGGATGTAA